The Juglans microcarpa x Juglans regia isolate MS1-56 chromosome 2D, Jm3101_v1.0, whole genome shotgun sequence DNA window atTCAGGGAATAaagtttcctctttttttttttttttttttttttttttggccccttataatttttcacatcTAGAGTCCATTACTTGGGGTGGTGGCTGTGGCTGTGATTTGGTTAGTGCGGATGCCCACCTTTCAGATTTGAGATGTAGTTTGATTGGGGTTATCGTGTTGTAGTGGCTAATCCAGTTGGTGTTCAAGAATAGAGAGAGATCATGTGCTCCTCGAGAAAGGAATTGACATTTTtcgatttgaatttgaattcccAAGTCATCTTTTCATTTCAAAGGCTCtgaacttcttttctttctgtcaTATGCATGCGTGGAAATTGTTGATATCCAGATGACTATGCACCGTCGTCTATGCAAGCATGAGAGAAGGGGTGGATTTTTCTCTACGATCACCCTATTAATTGATTCTCATCCATCCATCTTCCCAAATTTTGGTTAGATTAAGGGGTACTGTCATCTTGAATGGCAATGGCGATTTTCAAATGTAATTGTGTGCATTCATTATTCCTTGGGATCGATATCAATCGAATGCCGTACAACGTAACTAAAGTagtgtaaaataataataattaataaaaataatccatgTTATTATTATCCCAATTAATTGAGAAAAGtcataaaatttctttcatATGAGATCATGAATGTGAAAAGTCCATATGGCTAAGAGATAGCATTTCATATGGGCGTGAGGGCAGCTCTAATTTGCTTCATCAAAGTGGCCTACTTTAAAATAAcaatttcgtttttttttttaaaacaaaaaacatatatgttgcagtgttttttttttttttatggaaatagtctcattttattaatgaaccgaagttacaactgtgacttatcaatacatgaaaaaatccaGACTATAAGCCAATTACGCATAAGCTCTGGGGCTTCTccacacacaaatttctttgtagtagacattgtcttaacttctcaaTAAGCTCTCTCCTAACAAAGAAAGCATTCTGTAGACAGAACTTGAAGACCCCTCTATCCTCCAAGGGAGGAAGAGTACGGGATATTGCTATGGACACtaaatccaatagcctatttctattttattaaaaactaaaataacaactACTACCTAACAAACTACTAACTAACAACTAAACTACAAAACCACAAGTCTCGGTGTGACCCAGACATCACGCTCACCTCAAGCATTGGCATCTTGAACCCTGATGGCACGAGCACTCAGCTCACGTACGGATACAACAGCCTCCACTACGCAGATAACACCTACGCGCAAGCACTGATTGTACGATATCACCAGCCATAATATCGCCCCCCACTCTCGAATAACTCTTGCCCCAGATTGCGTATGATCCAAATGCACAACACCTCACTTGGGTCAACAAAAGAATAGAAGAACACAAAAACAAACGCAACAAAATACTGGAAGagaacaacaaagaaacagaaaatCAAAGCGAATGAACAGTGCACGACGCGACGATAGTAGCGCGTGTAGGGTCCTAGTCACTCGGGGAGGAAAAACTGAAGGTCGATCTTGGAAGCCTCGGAGTCAAGGAGTCCAAAAAAGCCGAGTGTGGCATCGGCAGAGGGCTCCGCGGTGGCACGTGATGAGCACGCGTCGACGAGATTCAGAGCTTCGTCCCGCACGTGCGGGCTATGTTCCACTCCGATGAACGCCATATTTGGTAGTCTTGAAGATCGGTAGTTGGGCTTCATCCCGGTGGGGTGCGTGTAGGATAGCGACGGCTGAAAGATCCGAACGGATCCGAACGACGATCCTCCCTTCTTCAGcctgaaaaacaaaagaacaaaaaaaaaaaaacaacactaCACAGAAAATACCAAGGACAGACGAAAAGGGGGGGAGGGGAAGGAGAAAGAgggggaaggagccgaagctcctaCCCCTTTCGTTCGATCTGAAGGTTTTAGaggtttagagagagaggatgCCGAGTCCTTGCCGTGGAAAGGAAGTTGTTACATCAAGGAGCTGGACACACAGAAAAAGATGGAATGGGTGGCATAAAGTTTGTTGCAGTGTGTTTTGCATTGCTGGCATGCATAATATTGGTGTCAGAGTGACAAAGTTAACCTGGATGCTACTAAGCCTTTGACCTTCTGATGGCATAGGGATGCATGGTAGCTGGGGTTGATTTGAGATTATTCAATCCCTCACAGTTGGGATCGAATAATTTCCCTCGATTATAATTACCTTCAAAGTTCGTTTAGCAGGAAAAGTATTTTTGTGGTGATTGAAGATTGGTCATATGGTACTAATGAACTTCTACCTCCAAGTAGGTCTATTTACCCGGGCCGGTCCGAAAAACATGGTCTAACCCGACCCGATTTAGATAGATTCTAATGAATTGATTACCcataggggtgtaactggttcTATGGGTAATCGATTCGATTCGATTTacttttggacatattttaaaactgaaccggtatataccagttttgagatttgaaaaatcgtattttatatataattatatatataaattatataattatatataatataaaaaatcatataaaaaatattttataaaatataaaaaattaaaatatatatgtgtgaacggtccggtgttagaaaaagaaaaaggagaacaAGGCCGATTTTGAttggttttaagaaaaatggaagctaccgaaccggaccgaacctGGTTCCAGACCCAACCCACTGGTTCAGTCCAGTTTTCTGGTTCCCTggtttttttcacccctaattaCCCtgcacaaaaatatttttggtaaaatcGGGTTTTCTAACccgatccctctctctctctctcttttaaaaaaattaataatgagaaaattttgattACCATATTATCattctatacaaaaaataaaaaaccttctAACAAATTCTCGATAACTTCTTAATGGCACAAAGTCGACTCACAGTGCACACGTGAACCCATAATGTAGGATATTTTTAATTCTTGGacttttttaatcttgaatATGACATCAGGcttctaattaatttacatgtttatttttaagagaaatgatacttacaGTTGTGAGTATGCAAGTGTCgtgcaattattttaaaaaaagttaataaatacgggattcacatgaaaaaaatttaattgtggatccctctttttcaaaacgactgtacAACACTTACACACTTCATGACtacatgtaatattattttatttttaatcacattaattttgtgtcgttataaaatataaatgagaGTTGGATGTAAATGAGaaaattattgtattaattaCATCATTAATGTGATATAATTACATTATATCAACCAAAATGTGGCatcagaataaaataaaataaaaatttataatatacattatatcaaaattgaaatcggaaaaatagatttaatgtgGCATCACAATGTGGACTCACGTGacttattagaaaaaataaaattacaaacataaaaaggTAGAGTGAATATAGGATTTTAGTCtttatgtttttgtattttcgggagtcattttattttgaatacataatttttaaatttttttttaataaaccacgtAGCACCATATTGTGATGGCACGTCAAGGGAtgaaatgaataatataaattaggGGATACAGTAGCACTACCcttttacaattatttacaaaattatattttaaattaaatataattttataaaataatttataaaaataaatctaatttatgaaagtattttcaatttaaaatatagttatataaaaagttTTACGGATATTATTACTCTAATATAAGAATGAAAAACGTTAGGTTTATTAAATTCCTTGGGGGGCAATGGAATAGTTGTCCAGTTTCGATaatactttaaaagaaaaaaaaaaaaactgcagaaaataaaagatagaatttaTATCATTCTCAGCCTCAAATTCAGAAGAAAGATGGAATTAAATTATGGGGATAGGATGAGTTGGGGTTCAAACCTCGTATCACATCCTGGAGACATGAGTACCGGACTGATCATCGGTAACAAATTAAGGCCGCAATCATGCACCTTTTTTTCagtttatataaattaaggCGAAATTCATAAGACATTGTAATTGCCACGGAAAATAAAGTATGAAGTGCAATTTTACGTGTCTCTATGTATACAACTCTTATTTGAGTCTTACTAAGTACAAATGGTTTGGTACAATTACGTATCAATACTaatatgactttttttattgaaaaaataaaaaaaaaaaattttaaaagaagaagaaagttttctgtctcacgaaaattatttctatttttaattcgTATCGTTTCATTAAAcgaatacattatatattaatattagtatgcaGTTTGATATGCGAACtcacttgtaaaaaaatttttcttattttttatacattacCCAATATTGTTGATGTGAAAGCTTTCAACATCagttatgttaaaaaattattggtattttaatttgtttaaaataataatgaatctcATTATACATACCAACTTATGTGTagtaaagttctttttttttttttaattctcttttttttttttttttggttggtagACGATCTATCACCTTAAAGTTCCCAAAGAGCTACATGTCCCTTACGGCCATCTTTCTGATAAGCTGCCAATACACTAGAAACTACCACCCATGTTCCATTTCAACCCACGTGTGGGACCCACATGCCACACATGCCACACATGCCACACACGCACCTCACCACCTATTGTCCAGTTAGCTGCCCTATTATGTTCGATCATCAGCGCACCAAGTCACCTGGCATGTGGGCCCCAAACATCGGTACAACCATGCAACCACTTTGGAAAACCTTCGAAGCCTGGTCCTTCTTATATGTGTACTATGTTACTGCTTTCCTGAATTTCCAAACTTATTATACGAGGTCTACCCAATGCAACTTTGCATAATATTATGAGTTGTCTCGTAATAAAACTaattattgttgatatttttttctcaattctttCTTCTATAATTCAAGCtcggaagaagaagagataagAGGGTCCTACAgaaaatgttagaaaaaaatagatggcTATCTTATTAGAGTAAATGCATAGAAAACTTTAAATTTACTTAAGATTTTTtgaattcatttatttctttcaagaTTGTCTTGTTTTGGGTTTGGCGCATTTCATATAGCGGGATTGTATGATCCTGGAATATGGGTGTTCAATCCTTATGGACTAATCGAAATGGTACAATTTATAAATCCAGCATGGGGTATGGAAGGTTTTGATCCTTTTGTTCTGGGAGGATTAGCCTCTCAATGTGTCATCATATTGCAGCACGTACATTGGGCATATTAGCAGGTTTATTCCATCTTAGTGTCCATCCGCCCCAACGTCTATACAAATGATTATGTATGGGAACTATTGAAACCGTTCTTTCTAGTAGTATCGTTGTTGTTTTGCCGCACCTTTTGATGTATATAGATTATCAAAAAgcgtgaaaaaaaaagaatcaatgtGTAGATTACAGTCCGCATTCTTTGGACTCATTCTAACTTCTAACaagggacttttttttttttattccatttttatttttcaagaaaaattcattttGGTTTGTTTACTTtacctataaatataaaaaaaaaaaaagaagaaaagtaatTGACTAAATTTATCGAATGAACTTCTCATTGATGTAAGGCTGAAAACTAAATTGGTTGGTTCGATTTTGGACCAAAACTGAAACTGAACCGACATGTTTTTATATGATTCAAAACCGGCCTAATCAATCAACTAAGGGGGACAAAAATGGCCGGCGTAGTTTCGGCCTGTTCCGATTGGTTCATGGTTTTCCAGTCAATTTTCCCTTCAAAGCCCCATCAACAAGTTTCACAACAATATCATCTACCTTTCCAAACCCCAAATACCAGGAAAATCAGTAGAAAAATCAAACAGTACCCAGAAAATGGAAGCAACATATATGAGCACAACTTCAAATATACTATACATTCATATTACTAAATTTCATAATCAAATTGGaaccaagaaaaattaaaattttaaatcatatCGAGAGCTTAAGACTTTGGGCATTTTGGGCTTTTTCTAATTGGAGGGAGAGAGCTACAACATCGTGGCAACAACGGGCTGgcgatttgagagagagaaccaaGAGATGGGAGAAATATGTGAGAGAGTtgcgagagagaaagagaaccGATAGATGAGAGTGAGACGCGAGAGAGATAGCGGAATAAGGTAGACAGAGAAACATCTGAgactgagatgagagagagagagagagagagagctaaaaCGTTGTatgagaaaatgaaatggaGGAGGGGAAATGGGGGCTCAGGGGTTAGGGTTGAAGCCCTAACccaaaacaacgtcgtttcttattatattttttaaaaacttagctacaaaacgatgccgtttaactaatatgtatatatatatatatatatggggtcgttttttatatataaaataatatatattatatcgatTGGTTCGTCGGTTTGAACATGGTTCAAACTAGAACTGAATTGACCAACGTCgatttctaatattttctacCATCAACCAATTGCTTCTCCACTGGTTTCTAGTTTCGGACTCCAATGACTAGTTCCATCGATTTCTATACACCCCTAATCATGATGTTTTACTCTATCTTTCAGTAGTATACATATAAAACTACGTCGAATCCTTCCTGAACCATAACCTAGAATCCGATTTTCATTATCTAATCAAATCTTAACCGAAATGGATCAATCTGTAGTATAAGTACCTGCTCTCCAATCGCATTAGTTAATGATGCATGTAATTATGTTGGTATTGGGTAATGTAGCTCTTTTATGCGGATCATTATTCTCTTAATCTCAATGATGAGGATGAGGCAATGAAGCTCTCCAATGTTTTCAAGCTATAATCTACAATAGTGCATCCCATGCAGCTTCTTGCTATGGTCTTCTCTGTGGCAGACAAAACAATGATCGATTTCACTAgggtgaggtttggatagtgagttgaaataaaaattgaataaaatattgttagaatattatcttttaatattattattattttgagatttgaaaaagttgaattatttattatattttgtgtagaaatttgaaaaaattgtaatgattagatgagataagatgagttgagataaactCTCAATTTAAACGGGTCTAATTCAACCATCTTATTGACAACCTTAGACCGTACCGAACTATTAATTTGCctccatttccatttttttttaatttttttcaaattttttttttattgcactaCTGCGGTTttgtaatggtttttttttttttttcataagtaatcAAGTATATTTCATTAGAAAAGATGATACAAGGGGAGGAGGTAGGGTTCCCAACAAACACCCCAGAACAATAACAACAGTGCAAAGTGgtggataaaaaagaaaaaaatagatttttgtgaccAATTTCTTGGTTTTCACCCATGTCCTACAAAGAGGATATTGTCTTAAAAGACGGAAATAAGATGTTtgcaaaaaattacaaacaatgaAACCACCGCTGGTAGTGGTAGAACCTTCGCTGAAAGCGATGAGAGTGGCGGATGCACTGTTGCTTGTTGTcttgagatgatttttgaaGATATCCGCAATCACTTATTCGAGATCACGGTTTAGAGAAAGTGATAACATAATGAAAAATTGGACTGATCTGCGGCCAGTGATCATATGCATTCCCGCGCTCCTGTGATAGCGCGTGGCAGCCACACACAAGTGGGATGGGAACGGGGTGACCCAGATCTAGAAGATCTCGGTGAGACGAAGCTGCTGGTACGATGCGTGTAGCTATCAGAAGCGTTGTTGTGCGGCGGCACGTGAGGAACACGCGCGGAAACAAGCCACTCATGAGGGCCATGCGCCAATCTTTTTGGCGTGACTCTGCTCTGTCCTAGTAGATCGGCGGCTGTAGGATGGGGTGGTGGGGCGCGTGTAGGAGGATGGCAGTCGTAAAGTAGCAGATCTAGCCAAAACCGAACCAGTAGATGGAGGAGAGAAAAAACATTACCTTGAAAGTGTATACACAGTGCAAAAATAGAAATGAGAATGAGAGGACGGTGAGAGGCACAACTCCACCCTCTTCTCCGACAGCGGCTCTCACGAAAATGaaattttctagagagaaaatagagattCTCTCTCTTAGTTTCTCTCGTCCTTATTCCAGAATACCCCTTTTAATGGATTAATAGACTGTTGGAAGTCTCGGTCTCCACCCTCAACTCTTTGTAATGGGTTATTAGATTGTTGGAAGTCTCGGTCTCCACCAtcaactcttttaattaatGCAAATTTgcctataaataaaataacctttacctaattactaaaaaaaattacaaaaatgaaaagaagatatGAAGTACTGCGCGCGTGCCTCTTCATTTTCGACTGAACCCTCCCTTCCTGgtatatattctttttcattgaatACGGGGCTAAAGAGTCAAGATTCCCTGTCCTTGATGATGCATACATATATGGTCCACAAATATTTCACCGAACTTTAActcacagatatatatatatatatatatatatatatatattatatcttgatttttaatttggttttattgaaaaaaaatacatcgaCCGTGGTGCAACAAACTACAcgatgtgtgtatatatatatatatatatatatatatatatatatatactcgtTAATTCTCTATTGCCATCCGTCCAAagttcaaataataattaatttcatagcccacaaaaaatagtaaatattattCCATACccaagaaatttaaataaactatATTTTTCCTCTAATTGTTTTGAATATGTAGTTTGTGGTTTTGctagatttttaaaattcaatatctacaaataaatttagaatgtattttttgaaaaattttaaaaccgaacaatgtatatatatatatatatatacataaatatatatatatatatattacatttttatatatCTCACTcttagttatatttataagttgataTGTTAGTTTGGTCGGCTGATGATCATCATGTCCTTCAATTAAATCATATGCTAATAATTaagacttttttgtttttatcttttgtggCCACCAATACCATGTGGGGGGCGGCTGAGTTCTCGTCAAGAACTGGGGCCACCCATGCACTATATATATGCTAGTCATTGCGTattgttccaaaaaaaaaaaaaattgtaatattttagaaagaaaagttatttttaattaaagaaattttatttaatatttatttataaagaattgcTTTTAACTAAAAACGAAATTGTCGtaaatatatatcatcatgAAGATCTAAGACGAAGTAGTAATGATTGCTAACAATTATGGTGCTCCGCACGTAGTTTGAATTGACTATGAAGCTTTTTCTAATCTCTCACTCacttttgggaaaaaaaaaaaaaaggaaaagtgaaaagGGGTAGAGAAATTTGTGTGCATAAGAATGGTGGGATTTCTTAACGCCCATTGGAATAACAAAAGCAGGAccctctctcgtctctctctccaATTATATCATGTGTAGTACTGTTCTACGGTGGGAAAAATCATCAGCTGTGAAGAATATAGTCAGATAAACCCCCACATTCTTATGTGAGgaattcttgcatgttgcatgatttgatatttcgagataaaaattaaaaattaaataaaatattattaaaatattatttttttaataatattattatttttagatttaaaaaagttaaattatttattatattttgtataaaaattataattatgatatgagattagatgaaatgaattgagattaactCTCAGACCAAACCGAgcattaagaaatatatatatatatatttatatatatatatatatatatatattataaacaagGCCCGTAAGAATCCCAcaaaagatttgaaattagACTCGAAAAGCTAGCATCTTTGATTGCTTCCTTGTCTAGCTTATAAgacaaaacaaacatgcaacaatcccttaattaaaaaaacaaatggtggTGTACAATGTCGATCGCAAACATCCAGAATATAAATCAAGAAAAGGATAACATTTTCAGATAAAGAGAGATAAATGGTGGAgtgggggaggaggggaggagGGGGATCGATGTGGCTCGACATCCTCTCATGTCGATTCCATCAGTCCAACCATCAATCTAGCAACCTGCAATCCagtacatgaacatggcatggATCCAATGAGCCATTAATTTTTCTCCCAgcataaattaattcaaataaataatatgtaattcaAAGCTTAattgtatatttatttgaataatagCATATTCAAGATAATTAAGAACaattagataagtttaatacttgataaaaaaaatggaattaatgctctttaatttttttttttttgggtcttgaGACTTGAAGACATTAATTTTGGTTCGGATTATGACGTGCTTTCTCTTGAATCTTTGCTACTGAGTGGACGAATGATCCTCTGTTTTTCTAAAAACTCCTAAGATTTTGCCCCCTCATGATagcaaaaaaaaacaaaacattaccAATGTTTTCGAGAGCAAAATGCAGTATTATCGCTCCCGACAAGCTTATACCATAAGCTTGCTGATAGGCAAATTAGGTTAACATCATCTTCAAATGCGAAATATaaagatgaatatatatatatatatatatatatatatatataatacatataagaGTTAGGGTTTGGAGATGAGGAGCTGCACTTAACTCGTTTTCTAGAGAGAGCAGGTGTAACCAGGAGGAGGTGTCTTCCCGCAAGTTACAAGGAGCTGGAGAGCAAGTGGTACAAAGATGTTAAGGTTGAGAAGCTTGAGCTTGAGAGTGGTGCACAAGCAAACCGCAGCCTCAAGCTCAACAAGCCCTTGCAGCACCGGGCAGCACTCGTTCACCACCGGATCTCCAAGCCCAATGTGCACCAACCCACCAAGAAGATCAACACAAGCACCCAGTTTCAACGTGTCAATGGGGCATGTTTCCTTGGCTGCTGGCGGCGGCGGGCACGGCTTTCCACTTGGTGTCTTCGGAGTTCCGGGTGGGTTCAGAATTGGAGGGAGTGTAACTGGAGGGAGAGTAACTGGGGGAAGAGTTACCGGTGGTTTTACTATCGGGGGTAGAGTCACAGGGGGAAGTGTCACCGGTGGTTTTACTATTGGGGGTAGAGTCACGGGGGGAAGAGTCACCGGTGGTTTTACTATCGGGGGTAGAGTCACTGGTGGTTTCACTATCGGAGGTAGAGTAACGGGGGGAAGAGTCACTGGTGGTTTTACAATCGGGGGTAGAGTCACCGGCGGCTGGGTAACTGGGGGCTTGACAATAGGGCCTTTAGAAGGCTTGCGCGGCTTGTGCGGCTTGTGCGGCTTGTGCTTTGTAGGGGTCTTTCCACAGGATCCACAGCC harbors:
- the LOC121250175 gene encoding 36.4 kDa proline-rich protein isoform X1; translation: MESSKIYALFLICMLFISSATPILGCGSCGKTPTKHKPHKPHKPRKPSKGPIVKPPVTQPPVTLPPIVKPPVTLPPVTLPPIVKPPVTLPPIVKPPVTLPPVTLPPIVKPPVTLPPVTLPPIVKPPVTLPPVTLPPVTLPPILNPPGTPKTPSGKPCPPPPAAKETCPIDTLKLGACVDLLGGLVHIGLGDPVVNECCPVLQGLVELEAAVCLCTTLKLKLLNLNIFVPLALQLLVTCGKTPPPGYTCSL
- the LOC121250175 gene encoding 36.4 kDa proline-rich protein isoform X2 — its product is MESSKIYALFLICMLFISSATPILGCGSCGKTPTKHKPHKPHKPRKPSKGPIVKPPIVKPPVTLPPVTLPPIVKPPVTLPPIVKPPVTLPPVTLPPIVKPPVTLPPVTLPPIVKPPVTLPPVTLPPVTLPPILNPPGTPKTPSGKPCPPPPAAKETCPIDTLKLGACVDLLGGLVHIGLGDPVVNECCPVLQGLVELEAAVCLCTTLKLKLLNLNIFVPLALQLLVTCGKTPPPGYTCSL